Sequence from the bacterium genome:
GCTGGCATAGTTTCCGATTCAGACCCGGAAAAAGAATATGAGGAATCCTTAAATAAAGCAAGTTGTTGCCTCTCTGCTATATCACTTGCAGAAGAAGGACTTATTTTATAAGGCTTTCAAGTTTTTTACCCTCTTTAAAAGCTTAGGCAACCTTTGAATAAAAGATCATAAATCCTTTTGTATGTTTATTAAAGATTGTTGGACAAATTGAAATAGTAACCATCTATACAAGAAAAGATTGACAAATCATATTTACTTTTGATAAATTTATGTAATGAATATAATTATAGCAATATGCCTGGCTGTTTTAACCTGCACCATCCTTTTCGTCGGTATATATTTTGTCTCTGCTCTTTCTTCCCTAAAGAAGACAATAGATGAAATTGGCGAGCTTGTGGTTTATATAAAAGCCGAGATGCCTGGATTAAAAGGCTCTATCTGTAAAGGACTAGATGCTATAAATATGTGCTCATCTATAATAAATGAGGTATCTGGTGGTTTTAAAACAATAAAAGAGAAGGTAGTTACACCACTTACCTTTATTCTTGGTATATATGCAGGAGTAAAATCTGGTCTAAATATTTTTCTAAAAGGGGGTGATAAAGATGGAGACAAGGGATAATAATCTAGCACTTATATTCGCATTTACCGCTGGTGCAGCCTGCGGAGTAATAGCAGGCATTCTTCTTGCTCCTCAATCTGGAGAGGAAACAAGAAAAAAGATAAGGGAGGCAGGTGAGAAGATAAGGGAAAGGGGTAGTGTTCTTGTTGAAAAGGCACAGGGTCTAATAGAAGAGGGAAGGGAAAAGGTAGAGGAATTTGTAGAGCATGAAAAAGGGGCTTTAAAAGAGAAAAAATCCATAATTGCAAAGGCTGTTGCAGCAGGAAAAAAGGCAATGGATGAAGAGATTGAGAGGA
This genomic interval carries:
- a CDS encoding YtxH domain-containing protein, which translates into the protein METRDNNLALIFAFTAGAACGVIAGILLAPQSGEETRKKIREAGEKIRERGSVLVEKAQGLIEEGREKVEEFVEHEKGALKEKKSIIAKAVAAGKKAMDEEIERIKEKV